One Nematostella vectensis chromosome 10, jaNemVect1.1, whole genome shotgun sequence genomic window carries:
- the LOC116615653 gene encoding octopamine receptor beta-2R, protein MSVVEVNSTNSSVQSHTWDMSYPTWYWVLRGVIALVTITGNLLVIYLITTRRHLRTQHTPNWTILSLSMADLLVGLFNLPTSLLCMHWTTCSFITQTTVFAVMDAFMICSVTNLCLLTWDRYLAVMHPFSYGVIMTKKNVILMIMVCWSVSVIQGVPYYISKLLNHERAMYASSVVYALLFTALPNLFTVYAYSKIILVVRRHRKQIQEHEVATNRVTDIVRVTPTIYRETIELEANEYERQLSANHGLDLNRSMTTVYRKWTDVTPNEHENSDQAENRQKSSQNSMIIAVGVLNLIFLVCNTAFEYYLTCKLIRGCIISDGVIYVTFLLRYFNSAPNFFVYALVRRSFRREIKMLGVRLWREK, encoded by the exons ATGTCTGTCGTTGAAGTAAATTCCACCAACTCAAGCGTTCAGAGCCATACATGGGATATGTCTTACCCTACATGGTACTGGGTACTCCGCGGGGTTATCGCCCTCGTGACTATCACGGGAAACCTTTTAGTGATCTACCTCATCACTACAAGGCGACATCTGCGCACCCAGCACACCCCGAACTGGACGATCCTCTCGCTAAGCATGGCGGACCTGCTTGTCGGACTATTCAACCTGCCGACCTCGCTATTGTGCATGCACTGGACAACGTGTAGCTTTATCACACAGACGACGGTCTTTGCGGTCATGGACGCCTTTATGATTTGCTCTGTGACAAACTTGTGTCTGCTCACGTGGGATAGGTACCTAGCGGTGATGCACCCATTCTCGTATGGTGTCATCATGACAAAG AAGAACGTGATTCTGATGATCATGGTGTGTTGGAGTGTATCGGTGATCCAAGGAGTACCGTACTATATATCAAAGCTGCTGAATCACGAGCGTGCGATGTACGCTAGCAGCGTGGTGTATGCACTCCTTTTCACGGCTCTTCCAAACCTCTTCACCGTCTACGCCTACTCCAAGATCATCCTTGTCGTACGAAGGCACAGGAAGCAGATACAAGAGCACGAGGTAGCCACGAATCGGGTCACGGATATTGTCCGAGTGACACCAACAATTTACCGAGAGACAATCGAGTTGGAAGCGAATGAGTACGAGAGGCAGTTATCTGCCAACCACGGCCTCGACTTAAATCGATCGATGACGACAGTTTACCGAAAATGGACCGATGTCACACCAAATGAGCACGAAAACAGCGATCAAGCCGAAAACAGGCAGAAATCCTCACAGAACAGTATGATAATCGCAGTAGGAGTCCTTAACCTCATTTTCTTGGTGTGCAACACTGCTTTTGAATACTACCTCACGTGCAAGCTCATCCGAGGTTGTATCATTTCTGATGGCGTAATTTACGTCACTTTCTTGCTACGCTATTTCAATTCGGCTCCGAACTTTTTCGTGTATGCCTTGGTGCGCCGCTCGTTCCGAAGGGAAATCAAGATGCTCGGGGTTCGTTTGTGGAGAGAGAAATAG